From Yersinia hibernica, a single genomic window includes:
- the yfbV gene encoding terminus macrodomain insulation protein YfbV — translation MTTKPSDTVSWFQVLKLGQHYMKTWPADKRLAPVFPENRVVTATRFGIRFMPPLAIFTLTWQIALGGQLGPAIATALFACGLPLQGLWWLGKRAITPLPPTLLQWFHEVRNKLAEAGQAIAPIEQTPTYQSLADVLKRAFKQLDKTFLDDL, via the coding sequence ATGACAACAAAACCCTCTGATACCGTAAGTTGGTTTCAGGTACTGAAGCTGGGTCAACACTATATGAAGACCTGGCCCGCTGACAAACGCCTGGCACCAGTGTTTCCAGAGAATCGAGTGGTGACAGCCACCCGTTTTGGTATCCGCTTTATGCCGCCGCTGGCCATCTTTACCCTGACCTGGCAGATAGCACTGGGTGGGCAGTTAGGGCCGGCAATTGCCACTGCGTTGTTCGCCTGCGGTTTGCCGTTGCAAGGGTTATGGTGGTTAGGTAAACGTGCTATCACGCCGTTACCGCCCACTTTATTACAGTGGTTCCATGAGGTACGAAACAAACTGGCTGAAGCCGGGCAAGCTATCGCCCCCATTGAACAAACGCCGACTTACCAATCTTTGGCGGATGTGCTGAAACGTGCCTTCAAGCAGTTGGATAAAACATTTCTTGATGATTTGTAG
- a CDS encoding YfbU family protein produces MDMTNAQRLILSNQYKMMTMLDPENAERYRRQQTIVERGFGLQMRELDRDFGEMSEDTCRTIINIMEMHHALQVSWGNLKDQQDLDERRIAFLGFDAATESRYLSYVRFMVNTEGRYTHFDSGTHGFNSQTPMWDKYQRMLAIWQSCPRQYHLSAVEISQIINA; encoded by the coding sequence ATGGATATGACAAACGCCCAACGGCTGATTCTGTCGAATCAGTACAAAATGATGACCATGCTGGATCCAGAGAACGCCGAGCGTTATCGCCGGCAGCAAACGATTGTCGAACGCGGCTTTGGTTTGCAGATGCGTGAGCTGGACCGTGATTTTGGTGAAATGAGCGAAGATACTTGCCGTACTATCATTAATATCATGGAGATGCACCACGCGCTGCAAGTCTCTTGGGGGAACTTAAAAGACCAGCAAGATTTGGATGAGCGCCGTATTGCGTTCCTCGGTTTTGATGCGGCCACTGAATCCCGTTACCTGAGTTATGTGCGCTTTATGGTCAATACCGAGGGCCGCTATACTCATTTTGATTCAGGAACCCACGGTTTTAATTCCCAAACCCCAATGTGGGATAAATACCAACGTATGCTGGCTATCTGGCAATCATGCCCACGCCAGTATCATTTAAGTGCTGTTGAGATCTCGCAAATTATCAATGCCTGA
- a CDS encoding sugar phosphatase — MECKGFLFDLDGTLVDSLPAVERAWIGWAQGRGIDPAEVLEFIHGKQAITSLRHFMPGASDAELQAEFLALEHIEANDTDGVTALPGAVSLLERLNKLSIPWAIVTSGSVPVAFARRAAGDLPEPKVFVTAEQVKHGKPMPDAYLLGAERLGLTPADCIVVEDAPAGILSGLAAGCQVIAVNAPADTPKLDQVDLVLSSLEQLAVEKTANGARVRFID; from the coding sequence GTGGAGTGTAAAGGTTTTCTTTTTGATTTGGATGGGACTTTGGTTGATTCATTACCGGCGGTGGAAAGAGCCTGGATTGGCTGGGCGCAGGGTCGCGGCATAGATCCCGCCGAAGTGTTGGAATTTATCCATGGCAAACAAGCAATTACCTCTCTTCGCCACTTTATGCCAGGAGCAAGTGATGCTGAACTTCAAGCAGAATTTCTGGCATTAGAGCACATTGAAGCCAATGACACTGATGGCGTGACAGCATTGCCGGGAGCGGTATCATTGCTGGAGCGGCTTAACAAACTGTCTATTCCGTGGGCGATTGTAACTTCAGGGTCAGTACCGGTGGCCTTTGCTCGTCGTGCTGCCGGTGATTTGCCAGAACCTAAAGTGTTCGTGACTGCCGAGCAGGTGAAACATGGCAAACCAATGCCGGATGCTTACTTGCTCGGTGCTGAACGTTTGGGGCTGACTCCGGCAGATTGCATCGTGGTGGAAGATGCCCCCGCGGGCATTTTGTCAGGGCTGGCGGCGGGCTGCCAAGTGATTGCGGTCAATGCGCCAGCTGATACCCCCAAGCTGGATCAAGTCGATTTAGTCCTCAGTTCACTTGAGCAGCTTGCAGTTGAAAAGACAGCGAATGGTGCGCGGGTGCGCTTTATCGACTAA
- a CDS encoding SLC13 family permease has product MNSELLWVLTLLLIAIVLFTTNKLRMDVVALLVIIAFVMSGTLSLGEATSGFSDPNVILIAALFVIGEGLVRTGVAYQVGDWLVKVAGHSETKMLALLMVTVAGLGAFMSSTGVVAIFIPVVLSVASRMKISPGRLMMPLSFAGLISGMMTLVATPPNMVVNSELLREGIKGFGFFGVTPIGLIILLMGVGYMLVARHWLGGKQESTEKEQQWKRRTFRDLIRDYKLTGRARRLAIRHDSPLIGRSLDELHLRARYGANVVGIERWKRFRRVMVSATGSSELRENDVLLIDMSDCDIDLRQFCAEQMLEPMVLRGEYFSEQARNVGMAEVSLIPDSALIGKSLREVTFRSRYGLNVVGIRRNGKVLEGKLVDDNLQFGDILLVIGDWKLIRQLQQKTRDFIVLNLPAEVDEVAPAISQAPHALFCLALMVAMMLTDEVPNVIAALVACLLMGQFRCIDMESAYRSIHWPSLILIIGMMPFAQALQKTGGVDLIVRGLMDVAGDMGPRVMLLCLFVLCAAIGLFISNTATAVLMAPIAIAAAREMSLSPYPFAMIIGIAASAAFMTPVSSPVNTLVLGPGGYKFGDFIRIGVPFTVLVMIVSVMVVPLLFPF; this is encoded by the coding sequence TTGAACAGCGAACTATTGTGGGTGTTGACGCTACTTCTGATAGCTATTGTGCTGTTTACCACCAATAAACTGCGAATGGATGTCGTGGCACTATTGGTGATTATTGCCTTTGTAATGAGCGGCACATTGTCATTAGGGGAGGCGACCAGCGGATTCAGTGACCCTAATGTGATATTGATCGCGGCACTGTTTGTGATTGGTGAAGGGTTAGTCAGAACCGGCGTGGCCTATCAGGTCGGTGACTGGCTGGTTAAAGTGGCCGGCCACAGTGAAACCAAAATGCTGGCGCTGCTGATGGTGACCGTGGCGGGGCTGGGGGCTTTTATGAGCTCGACCGGCGTGGTGGCGATTTTTATCCCGGTGGTTTTAAGTGTCGCCAGCCGCATGAAGATTTCCCCGGGGCGATTAATGATGCCGCTGAGTTTTGCCGGGCTTATCAGTGGCATGATGACACTGGTTGCGACGCCGCCAAACATGGTGGTGAACAGTGAGTTGCTGCGCGAAGGTATTAAAGGTTTCGGCTTCTTTGGGGTTACGCCGATTGGCCTTATCATTTTGCTGATGGGGGTCGGCTACATGCTAGTTGCCCGCCATTGGTTAGGAGGGAAACAGGAAAGTACGGAAAAAGAGCAGCAATGGAAGCGCCGCACCTTCCGTGATCTCATCCGTGATTATAAACTTACGGGCCGCGCCCGCCGTTTGGCGATTCGCCACGATTCCCCTTTGATTGGCCGCTCTCTTGATGAGTTGCACCTGCGCGCCCGCTATGGTGCCAATGTGGTTGGGATTGAACGCTGGAAACGTTTTCGCCGAGTGATGGTGAGTGCGACCGGGTCTTCTGAACTACGCGAAAATGATGTTTTGCTGATTGATATGTCCGATTGCGACATCGATTTGCGCCAGTTTTGCGCCGAGCAGATGTTAGAGCCGATGGTGCTGCGCGGTGAATATTTCTCTGAACAAGCGCGTAATGTTGGCATGGCTGAAGTTTCTCTTATTCCTGACTCCGCCCTGATCGGTAAAAGTTTGCGTGAAGTGACTTTCCGTAGCCGCTATGGCTTGAATGTGGTGGGTATCCGCCGCAATGGTAAGGTACTGGAAGGTAAATTGGTCGATGACAATTTACAGTTTGGCGATATTTTATTGGTGATCGGTGACTGGAAATTGATCCGCCAGTTGCAGCAAAAAACACGTGATTTTATCGTCCTAAACCTGCCTGCTGAAGTTGATGAAGTGGCGCCCGCTATCTCACAAGCGCCTCACGCCCTGTTCTGCCTAGCGCTGATGGTGGCGATGATGTTAACTGACGAAGTGCCAAATGTGATTGCGGCGCTGGTGGCCTGCTTATTGATGGGGCAGTTCCGATGTATTGATATGGAAAGTGCCTATCGCTCAATTCATTGGCCGAGCTTGATTCTGATTATCGGGATGATGCCTTTTGCACAAGCACTGCAAAAAACCGGTGGGGTTGATTTGATTGTGCGCGGGCTGATGGACGTGGCGGGAGACATGGGGCCAAGGGTGATGTTATTGTGCTTATTTGTGCTGTGCGCCGCCATCGGGCTGTTTATCTCAAATACGGCAACGGCGGTGTTGATGGCACCGATTGCGATTGCCGCCGCTCGCGAGATGTCGCTCTCTCCATATCCATTTGCGATGATTATTGGTATTGCCGCCTCTGCGGCCTTTATGACACCGGTTTCATCCCCGGTGAATACACTAGTATTAGGCCCCGGCGGTTATAAGTTCGGTGATTTTATCCGAATAGGGGTGCCGTTCACGGTATTGGTGATGATAGTGAGTGTGATGGTGGTGCCGCTGTTGTTCCCATTCTGA
- the yfbR gene encoding 5'-deoxynucleotidase, with amino-acid sequence MSHFFAHLSRLKLINRWPLMRNVRTENVSEHSLQVAFVAHALAIIKNRKFNGNLNADRIALLAMYHDASEVITGDLPTPIKYYNPQIAHEYKKIEKVAQQKLIEMLPKELQHDFRCLLDEHYFSEEEKALVKQADALCAYLKCLEELSAGNNEFIQAKARLEKTLAIRQSPEMDYFIEVFVPSFSLSLDEISLDSLD; translated from the coding sequence ATGAGTCACTTCTTCGCCCACCTATCCCGCTTGAAACTCATCAACCGCTGGCCGCTAATGCGCAATGTCCGCACCGAGAATGTTTCTGAGCACAGTTTGCAGGTGGCATTTGTCGCTCATGCATTGGCAATCATCAAAAACCGGAAATTTAATGGCAATCTTAATGCCGACCGTATTGCGCTGCTGGCGATGTATCACGATGCCAGTGAAGTCATAACTGGGGATTTACCCACCCCTATCAAATATTACAATCCGCAAATTGCTCATGAATACAAAAAGATAGAAAAAGTTGCTCAACAGAAACTGATCGAAATGCTGCCAAAAGAATTGCAACATGATTTTCGTTGTCTATTAGATGAGCATTATTTCAGTGAAGAAGAAAAAGCACTGGTTAAACAAGCAGATGCCTTGTGTGCTTATCTAAAATGTTTGGAAGAATTATCCGCAGGCAATAATGAGTTCATTCAAGCCAAAGCGCGGCTGGAGAAAACCCTCGCCATACGCCAAAGCCCGGAAATGGATTACTTCATTGAAGTGTTTGTGCCAAGCTTCAGTCTGTCGCTGGACGAAATCAGTCTTGATTCACTGGACTGA
- a CDS encoding pyridoxal phosphate-dependent aminotransferase has protein sequence MSPIEKSSKLDNVCYDIRGPVLKEAKRLEEEGNKVLKLNIGNPAPFGFDAPDEILVDVIRNLPTAQGYCDSKGLFSARKAIMQHYQAREMRELTVEDIYIGNGVSELIVQSMQALLNLGDEMLVPAPDYPLWTAAVSLSSGKAVHYMCDEESGWFPDLDDIRSKITPRTRGIVIINPNNPTGAVYSKELLLEIVEIARQNDLIIFADEIYDKILYDEAQHYSIAALAPDLLTVTFNGLSKTYRVAGFRQGWMVLNGPKKHAKGYIEGLEMLASMRLCANVPMQHAIQTALGGYQSISEFIQPGGRLYEQRDRAWELINQIPGVSCVKPQGALYMFPRIDAKKFNLHDDQKMVLDLLLQEKVLLVQGSAFNWPYPDHVRIVTLPRVDELEMAVRKLGRFLETYHQ, from the coding sequence ATGTCCCCCATTGAGAAATCCAGCAAACTGGACAACGTTTGTTACGACATTCGTGGCCCAGTGCTAAAAGAAGCTAAGCGTCTTGAAGAAGAAGGTAACAAGGTTCTGAAACTGAATATTGGCAACCCTGCCCCATTTGGTTTTGATGCACCGGATGAAATTCTGGTGGATGTGATCCGTAATTTGCCGACGGCCCAGGGCTATTGCGACTCCAAAGGCCTATTTTCGGCGCGCAAAGCCATTATGCAGCACTATCAGGCCCGTGAGATGCGCGAGCTGACGGTAGAGGATATCTACATTGGCAACGGTGTTTCTGAGCTTATCGTGCAGTCCATGCAAGCATTGCTAAACCTTGGTGATGAAATGCTGGTACCCGCCCCCGACTACCCGTTATGGACAGCGGCAGTGTCGCTTTCAAGCGGTAAAGCCGTGCATTATATGTGCGATGAAGAATCAGGTTGGTTCCCTGATTTGGATGATATTCGCAGTAAAATCACCCCACGGACTCGCGGGATAGTGATTATCAACCCAAATAACCCGACTGGCGCAGTATACAGCAAAGAGCTGCTGCTGGAGATTGTCGAAATCGCCCGTCAGAATGACCTGATTATTTTCGCTGATGAAATCTACGATAAGATTTTATATGACGAAGCCCAGCATTATTCTATTGCTGCTCTGGCCCCTGATTTGCTGACCGTGACATTCAATGGACTATCCAAGACCTACCGCGTGGCCGGTTTCCGCCAGGGCTGGATGGTACTGAATGGGCCGAAGAAGCATGCCAAAGGATATATTGAAGGTTTGGAAATGCTGGCATCCATGCGCTTGTGCGCCAACGTGCCAATGCAGCACGCGATTCAAACCGCATTGGGTGGCTATCAGAGCATCAGCGAGTTTATCCAGCCGGGTGGCCGTTTATATGAGCAACGCGACCGCGCCTGGGAGCTAATCAATCAGATTCCCGGTGTTTCCTGTGTGAAACCTCAGGGCGCGTTATATATGTTCCCGCGCATTGATGCCAAGAAATTTAATCTGCATGATGACCAGAAGATGGTGCTGGACTTACTGTTGCAGGAAAAAGTGTTATTGGTGCAAGGCAGTGCTTTCAACTGGCCGTATCCGGATCATGTGCGGATTGTGACATTGCCGCGTGTGGATGAATTAGAGATGGCGGTTAGGAAGTTGGGGCGTTTCTTAGAGACATACCACCAGTAA
- the rovM gene encoding virulence transcriptional regulator RovM: protein MTNANRPIINLDLDLLRTFVAVADLNTFASAAAAVCRTQSAVSQQMQRLEQLVGKELFARHGRNKLLTEHGLQLLGYARKILRFNDEACTSLMYSNVEGSLIIGASDDTADTLLPFLLSRVATLYPRLAIDVRVKRSPFIADMLSHGEVDLAITTAKVDTHPHVILRTSPTLWYCAADYQFQPGESVPLVVMDEPSPFRDMAIEHLTRAGIAWRIAYVASSLSAIRAAVRAGLGITARPIEMMSPDLRVLGETEGLPRLPETHYSLCKDSECGNELALAIFDAMQTGHQHGLQSGADLMLDSDCLVDNQS, encoded by the coding sequence ATGACAAATGCAAATCGTCCGATAATTAATCTCGACCTCGATCTGCTTAGAACCTTTGTAGCTGTTGCTGATTTAAATACTTTTGCCTCTGCTGCGGCAGCGGTTTGTCGAACACAGTCAGCAGTTAGCCAACAAATGCAACGGTTAGAACAGTTAGTTGGTAAAGAGTTATTTGCTCGTCACGGGCGTAACAAATTATTGACTGAACATGGTCTCCAGTTACTTGGCTATGCCAGAAAAATTTTGCGTTTCAACGATGAGGCTTGTACGTCACTGATGTATAGCAATGTAGAAGGGTCACTAATTATCGGCGCATCTGATGATACTGCCGATACGCTGCTGCCTTTCTTGCTAAGTCGAGTGGCAACACTATATCCTCGGCTTGCCATCGATGTGCGGGTAAAACGTAGCCCATTCATTGCTGACATGTTGAGTCATGGCGAAGTGGATCTGGCAATTACGACTGCCAAGGTCGACACTCATCCTCATGTGATTTTAAGAACATCACCGACACTTTGGTATTGTGCCGCCGATTATCAGTTTCAGCCCGGCGAATCAGTACCATTAGTTGTTATGGATGAGCCAAGCCCATTCCGAGATATGGCAATAGAACATCTGACCAGAGCCGGGATAGCATGGCGCATCGCCTATGTCGCCTCTTCGCTTTCTGCCATTCGAGCGGCAGTGAGAGCAGGGCTGGGGATTACTGCCAGGCCGATAGAGATGATGAGCCCTGATTTACGGGTGTTGGGTGAAACTGAAGGGCTACCCCGCCTGCCAGAAACTCATTATTCATTATGCAAAGACAGTGAGTGTGGCAATGAATTGGCCTTGGCCATTTTTGATGCTATGCAAACAGGCCATCAACATGGTTTGCAATCCGGCGCGGATTTAATGCTAGATTCTGATTGTTTGGTAGACAATCAAAGTTAA
- the nuoA gene encoding NADH-quinone oxidoreductase subunit NuoA, giving the protein MSMSTTTEVIAHHWAFAVFLIGAVGLCGLMLLGAFFLGGRARARAKNVPYESGIDSVGSARMRLSAKFYLVAMFFVIFDVEALYLYAWSISIRESGWVGFIEATIFILVLLAGLVYLVRIGALDWTPARSNRRVSKPSIVKYASSHPDIPKN; this is encoded by the coding sequence ATGAGTATGTCAACAACCACTGAAGTTATCGCTCATCATTGGGCGTTCGCTGTATTCCTGATCGGCGCAGTCGGGCTGTGCGGTTTGATGCTGCTAGGCGCGTTCTTCCTGGGTGGGAGAGCTCGGGCCCGCGCCAAAAACGTCCCTTATGAGTCAGGTATTGATTCAGTAGGCTCGGCGCGCATGCGCCTGTCTGCTAAGTTTTATCTGGTCGCCATGTTCTTCGTGATTTTCGATGTTGAAGCCCTGTACCTGTATGCGTGGTCAATCTCTATTCGTGAGAGCGGCTGGGTAGGCTTTATCGAAGCAACCATTTTCATTTTGGTGCTCTTGGCTGGTTTGGTTTATCTGGTGCGTATTGGCGCTCTGGATTGGACTCCTGCGCGCTCTAATCGTCGTGTGAGTAAACCGAGCATAGTCAAATACGCCAGCAGTCATCCAGATATACCCAAGAACTAG